The Geomonas agri genome contains the following window.
TGGCGGCGGATTCGAACTGGTTGATCTTGCAGCCAAGGGTGGTAATGGCGATTCTTTTCATGCGGTAAAACGACCCCTAAAAGCGTTATTAACAGGGATAAAAGGGATAAAAGGGATGAAAGGGATGAAAGGAAATAAAGACAAAATCTTTCTTAACGCAAAGGCGTGGAGGCGCAAAGAAAAGATCTGAAACACCCAAGGCTTGGGGGCAAAATCTTTTGTTTGGTTTTATCCTTTGTATCCCTTTTATCCCTGTTAACGGTTTTTACCCGATTTTCTTTTTAAGTGCCTCGTGCTCGGCAGCGAGGGCGGCGTACTTTCTCTCCAATTCCCTGATCTGGTCGAACAGGCAGGAGATCGCCTTCGCTTCCGGGTCCGGCATCTTGCCGTGTTCGAGGTCCGGGCGGTCCTGCGGTTTCTCCGTCGCCATCACGACGCGTCCCGGGATGCCGACCACGGTCGAGTTGGGAGGGACTTCCTTGACCACGACGGAGTTGGAGCCGACCTTGCTGTCCTTGCCCACGGTGAAGGGCCCGAGGATCTTGGCACCCGAGCCGATGACCACGTTGTCCATCAGGGTAGGGTGGCGCTTCACCTTCTCCCAACTGACCCCACCCAGGGTGACCCCGTGGTACAGGGTAACGTTGTCGCCGATCTCGGCGGTCTCCCCGATGACCACACCCATGCCGTGGTCGATGAAGAAGCCCTTGCCGATGGTGGCGCCGGGGTGAATCTCGATGCCGGTGAAGAAGCGGCCGAGGTGGGAGGTGAAGCGCCCCAGGAAAAAGAGCTCGTGCTTCCAAAGCCAGTGTGCGACCCGGTGGAACCAGAGCGCGTGCAGGCCGGGATAACAGAAGATCACCTCCAGCACGCTTCTTGCTGCCGGATCCCTGTCAAACACCGCCTTAATGTCCGATTTCAGTCTTGCAAGCATCGGTACCCTCCCTGGCTCTTTGTACGTTACGAAACAAGCACTATCTGCTTCGCCTTTTTTTCGTAACATACCACACTGATTACGTCAATAATTAACTGCCGGGGCCGCCTCACGCCCGTTCGCTGTGCTCACTCAAGACGCAAAGACGCAAAGTAAACCTGAAATCAACGTCATTTAACAGGGATAAAAGGGATGAAGGGGATAACACCTGAAACCAAAAGATTTTAGGTTAAACCAAAAGTCTCGTAGTTTTGGCCTGGCTTTGCGCCTTTGCGTCTTTGCGTGAGCAAAGGTTTTTATGCCCTTACCCCCTTTATCCCTGTTTGAATGATGTTAGCAGGTCCAGCGACTCCGACAGCGGGTCTCCCGCACCCTCCACCCAGTGGATCACCGTGCCATGGGTTTGCATCCTCTTGAACCAGTTCTCCTGCTTCTTCGCGAAGTCGTGGATAGCGGCATTGAGCTTCTGGAACATGTCGTTCCTGGAAAGCTCGCCCTTAAGGTAGCGCGCGACGTACCGGTACTCCAGGCCGTAGAACTCGAACCTGTCCCAGCCGGTGCCGGCATCGTGCAGCCGCTGCACCTCTTCAATCATCCCCGCCTCGAGCCGCTCCCTAAGCCTCTTGGTGATCCGCTCCCTGAGCTGTGCGCGCTCCCAGCGGATGCCGATGGTGAACGGTGTCATCTCCGGCCAGGGCTCTGCGTCCCCACCCTGGTACTCGGCGATTTCGATGGCGCGCACGAGGCGGCTCGGGTCGGTGAGGTCGGTGCTGTTGTGCAGTCCGGGATTGGCGCGGACCAGTCGCTCGGTGAGCTCCGCCATCGAGAGAGCGGCAAGCTCCTCCCTCAACCCCGGATCTTCCGGTACCTCCACTAGTCGATAGCCACGCAGGACGCAATCCAGGTACATACCACTGCCGCCAACCAGGACCGGCAGGCGGCCACGCTGCGAGATATCGGAGAAGGAATCGAGGAAAAGACGTTGGAACTGGAACAGGTTGAACTCGTGGCCGGGCGGGGCGACGTCGATCAGGTGGTAGGGGACCCCCTGGTACTCGTGCAGGTCCTTCCCGGTGCCGATGTCCATGCCGCGGAATACCTGGCGCGAATCGGCCGAGATGATCTCCCCCTGCAGCCGCTGGGCAAGCTGAACCCCCAGCCGGGTCTTGCCGGAGGCGGTGGCCCCCAGTATCACCAACAGGTTGGGGGGGGCGGGCGCCTTGCTGCCGCCCGTGACCATCAACGGACCAAGCCTTTTTTCAGAACATTGACTCCCTTGATGAGTTCAAGTGCGCGGGAAAGCTGGTTGTCCCTTTGCAGCAGTTCCTGCTCGCTCGGTTCCTTGCCGACGCCGTTGACCTTGGGCAGCAGGGGCGGGTGCCCGGGGGTGGGCGGTGCGGCCGGCTTCGTTGCCGGTACAGGCTTTGTTTCGGGCGCTCCCGGCGTGGTTTCCTGCGCTCCCTGCATGTGTCCATCGAGGTCCTGCTCCCGGATTTCCGGATCGGTTTCCTTTTTCGCCGCTACCGGTTTGGCGAAGTCCACGACGATGTCCGGGGTGATGCCCTTGGCCTGGATGGAGCGGCCACTGGGGGTGTAGTAAAGGGCGGTGGTGAGTTTCAGACCGTCGCCGTTATTGAGAGTCATGACGGATTGCACGCTCCCCTTACCGAAGCTCTGGGTGCCCATGATCACCGCACGCTTGTGATCCTGCAGCGCGCCCGCCACGATCTCGGAGGCGGAGGCAGAGCCACCGTTAATCAGTACCACCATGGGATACTTAGGTTCTTTCTCGCCAATGGTCGCCGTCAGGGTCTGCACCGATGCCGCGTCGCGTCCCTTGGTGGTGACGATGTCGCCGTTGCTGAGCCCTTCGCCTATGAACCGGTCCGCCACGCGGTAGGCCTGGTCCACCAGCCCGCCCGGGTTGTAACGCAGGTCCAGGATCAGCCCGGAGAGGGGAGCGCCGTTGTCGGCTGCCAGCGTTTTCAGTGCCTTGTCGAAGTCCTCTCCGGTCCGCTCCTGGAATTCAGCGATGCGGACGTAGCCGTAGCCGGGCTCCAAAAGACGGGCCTTGAGGCTCTTGGTCTTGATGATGGCGCGGGTCAGGCGGAAGGTAAGCGGTTTCGCCGCACCCTCCCGGACGATGGTGAGGGTGACCTGGGTCCCGGGGGTGCCGCGCATCCTGCTCACGCATTCGTTGATGGGGAGATCCTTGGTCGGCTTGCCGTCGATCTGGAAGATGTGGTCGCCGGCGAGTATCCCGGCCCGAAAGGCGGGAGTGTCCTCGATGGGAGCGTTCACCATCAGCTTGCCGTTACGCATGTCCAGCTCGATGCCGACACCACCGAAGGCGCCGGCCATGTGGACCTTCATCTCAGAGTATTCCGTGACCGGGAGGTAGGTGCTGTGCGGGTCGAGCGCGGCCAGCATCCCGTTGATGGCGCCGGTCATCAGTTTCTTGTCGTCGACCTTGTCGACATAGCTTTCCTTGACGATGTCGACTACCTCTTTGAACATGGAAATGTACTCCGCTTCACTTCTGCGGGCACGTTCTTCCTTGTCCAATAGCGGCGCGAGAAAGAAGATGGCGGAGAGGACGGCGGCGACAGCGGTTATGGCGAACGCTTTTTTCAACATCGGGGGAGCCTTTGACGCGAATCTGAAGGATTAATGTTTAACGTGCTAATGTAGTTTTTGCGCGTGTAGTTGTCAACCCATTTGCCCCAGCCGAGGCGTGCTCTGCGCACTGCCAAAACCGTTGACACTGCTGCCACTTTGTTGCATAACGCAGACGAAGTCTATTACGGAGGCATACGTGGACAACATCATCAAGCATTTCAAGGGGAAATTCATCACCGGCCTGTTCGTGGTGGTACCCCTGGGCATCACCATATTCATCCTGAAGTTCCTGTTCAACTTCGCCGACGGCATCCTGGGGAGCTACCTGGATTCGCTGCTGGCCGCGCTGATCAACGACCACTCTTATATTCCCGGCCTGGGGATGCTGACCGGCATGGTCGTGATCTACCTGTCCGGGGTCCTGGCGACCAACGTGATGGGGACCAGGATTCTCAGGTGGTGGGACGACCTGTTCTCCCGCATCCCCCTGGTGAAGTCGATCTACAACTCCAGCAAGCAGTTGACCCAGGTCTTCAAGGAGGGGAAGACCTCCTACCGCAGGGCCGTCTTCGTCGAGTGGCCGCGCACCGGCGTCCGCGCCGTCGGCTTCGTCACGGCCGAGGTGGAGCGCGACGGCGAGAAGCTGGTGGTTGTTTACGTTCCCACCATGCCCAATCCCACCTCAGGCTTTGCCCTTTTCTTCAGGGAGTCCGAAGTGTACGACTGCGGCATGACAGTGGAAGATGCGGTGAAGTTCGTGGTTTCAGGCGGCGTGGTGGTCCACTAGGGAGGTTCTCGTGAAGATAGTGGTGCTCGACGGTTACACGCTGAACCCCGGTGACAACTCCTGGGACGCGGTGGCCGCTTTCGGGGAACTGGTCGTTCACGACCGTACCCCCGAGGAACTGGTGCTGGAGCGCTGCCGCGGTGCGCAGATCGTGCTCACCAACAAGACCCGCCTTGGTGCCGCCACGCTGGCCCAGCTTCCGGAACTGCGGCTCATCTGCGTGCTGGCCACCGGCTACAACGTGGTCGATCTCGCAACGTCGGCGCAACTGGGAATCCCGGTAGTCAACGTCCCGGAGTACGGCAGCGACTCCGTGGCTCAGCACACCATCGCGCTGCTGCTGGAACTGACCAACCGCGTGGCCCAGTACCACGATGCGGTGCAGCGGGGTGAGTGGAGCCGTTCTGCGGATTTCACTCTGGTGGCGCAGCCGCTCACGGAACTCAAGGGCCGCTCGCTCGGGATCGTCGGGTTGGGCCGGATCGGTGCCCGCGTCGCTGCCATTGCCGCTGCATTGGGGATGGAGATCCTCGCCTGCAACCCGCGCAGCAGGGTGGCCCCGGAAGGAATCTTAGTCCAGTGGTTGGAACTAGATGATCTCTTCGCCCAGGCGGACGTGGTAAGCCTGCACTGCCCGTTGACGGAAGCAAACGAAAGAATGGTCAACGCAGGGAGGCTCCGCCTGATGCGCCCCCATGCGTTGCTCATCAACACCTCGCGCGGCGGGCTGGTCAACGAGTGCGATCTGGCCGAGGCACTTAACGCCGGGCTGATCGCCGGCGCAGCCGTCGACGTCGCTGCGATCGAACCGATTCCGGCCGAAAGTCCGCTGCTGCACGCCAAAAACTGCATCATTACCCCGCACGTTGCCTGGGCCACGCTGGCCGCCCGCCGCCGCCTGATGGCGACGACGTCTGGCAACATTGCAGCTTTCCTCGCAGGTACCCCGCAGAACGTGGTGAACGGGGTGCAGGTGGTCTAACCACCGTCAAATCCACCCTGGAATCCCCCCTCCGTAAAGGGGGGACTCCAGGGCACGTGGCCGCTGGTCGTCAACATCTTCAGACTCCCCGAAACTATAAGTGACCTTCACAGATGGTTGATGCGGCTTTCCCGGCGGCACTTCATGGCTGGCCATTTTCCGATAGCTCCCGTTCGTGGCAACACTCCTTCGAGTGCCTCGTACTTTCCGGATTGGCATTACGCTTTTTAAGCACGAAGCACCTTTCGCTACGGGGGATATCGGGCCGCTCTTCGTTAACCCCCTGTAGTTGCACTGAAAATGCTGTTTTGCCCGCCTGCTCCACACCGTTTGTGGAAAGTGCTGTGGAAAAGGCGTTGAAGACAGAGAAAAGCCTTTGTAAATTGCCCGCATCTGCAGATTGCCTAGAGAATAGGCACTGTCACGGTAACGTAGTTTCTGCTGTACCTTCAATTATATCGGCTAGTTACGCTAAGGGCGCGGTCTTTCGGGGAAAAGACCTGTCAAGCTTTTTCTTCACGCTGCACTGTCGAGGTTCGTGTTGTCGCTCACCGAACAAATGATCGGCATTCCTTAATTCTTGACATGCCGCGGGAGGCTGTGTTAATTGGTAAAACCTTTTATTTCCAATAAGTTGTTTTTACGCGAACGACTGTTTGATGTGAAGAAACAAGCAGGGGGGATCATGTCGAAAGAGATCAATTTGACGGTCGGGGCGCTTTTGGATGACATCGCCGGAAAATATCCCGATAACGAGGCGCTGGTCTACGTGGAGCGCGGGCTGCGCTATACCTATCGCGAGTTCAACGAGCGGTGCCGCCAGGTGGCCAAGGGCCTGTTGCGCATGGGGGTGAAGAAGGGCGATCACCTCGCTATCTGGGCCTATAACGTGCCGGAGTGGGTGACGCTGCAGTTCGCAACGGCCAAAATCGGTGCGGTGCTGGTAACGGTCAACACCAGTTACAAGTCTGCGGAGCTTGAGTACCTTCTCAAGCAGTCCGACTCCAGCGTGCTGTTCCTGGTGCAGGGGTTCAAGGATACTAATTATATTGAGACGCTGGGCAGCGTGGTCCCGGAGCTTGCCGGCAGCAAGCCGGGAGAACTGGCGAGCGTTGCACTCCCCTGCCTCAAGCACGTGGTTTTCCTCGGCGAAGGTGCACCGGACGGGATGATCAACTTCGAGCACATCATCGAACTCGGCGCGCAGGTTTCCGATGCCGAACTGGAGGCGGTCGAGCAGACCCTCTCCATCCACGACGTGATCAACATGCAGTACACTTCGGGAACCACCGGGTTCCCCAAAGGGGTCATGCTGACCCACCACAACGTGGTCAACAACGGCTTCAACATCGGCGAGTGCATGCGCTTCACCGAGAAGGACCGCCTCTGCATCCCGGTTCCCTTCTTCCACTGCTTCGGTTGCGTGCTGGGCGTCATGGCCTGCGTCACCCACGGCACCACCATGGTCCCGGTGGAAATCTTCGACCCGCTCAAGGTGCTGCAGGCCATCGAGCAGGAGCGCTGCACCGCCGTGCACGGCGTCCCGACCATGTTCATCGCCGAACTGGAGCACCCGCGCTTCGCCGAGTTCGACCTTACCTCGCTGCGGACCGGCATCATGGCCGGCTCCAACTGCCCCATCGAGGTGATGCGGCGCGTGATCCGCGACATGCACGCCAGCGAGATCACTATAGCCTACGGCCAGACCGAGTCCTCACCGGTTATCACCCAGACCCGTACCGACGACCCCATCGAGTTGAAGGTCGCCACCGTCGGCCGCGTGCTCCCCAACGTCGAGTTGAAAATCGTCGACATCGAGACCGGCGCGGAACTGCCTCCGGGCAAGCAGGGCGAGCTGTGCACACGCGGCTACCTGGTCATGAAGGGGTACTACAAGATGCCGGAGGAGACCGCCAAGGCGATTGATGCCGACGGCTGGCTCCACACCGGCGACCTCGCCGTCATGGACGAAAACGGCTACTGCAAGATCACCGGCAGGATCAAGAACATGATTATCCGCGGCGGCGAGAACATTTACCCGCGCGAGATCGAGGAGTTCCTCTACACCCACCCGAAGATCTCCGACATCCAGGTTTATGGCGTCCCCGACCGTAAGTACGGTGAGCAGGTAATGGCCGCCGTGGTCCTGAAGCAGGGGTGCGAGATGACCGAGGAGGAGGTCAAGGAGTTCTGCCGCGGCAGGATCGCCAACTACAAGATCCCCAAGTACGTCCGCTTCGTCGACTCCTACCCGATGACCGCCAGCGGGAAAATCCAGAAGTTCAAACTGCGCGAAATGGCGATACGCGAACTGCAGCTGGAAGAAAATGTCTGATCGTCGGCACAGCGTTGCTAATAACCCCTTGATCTGACTGGCCTGCGGGGTTGACGCGGTACCAATTGTGAGTTATCTTTCCCTCTCCTCCTCATGAGCTTCGCTCGTGGGGAGAGGGGAGGGAATATGCGGCTTACGCCGAAGAACGAACTGGAATACCGCTACAGGAAACTGCAAGTCGAGATGGTGGCCGCGAGCATGGACGCGGTCCTCATGGTGCAAAACGCCGACCTGTTTTATTTCACCGGAACCGTGCAGACCGGTGTGCTCTACGTTCCCGCCTCGGGGCGTCCGCTGTACCTCGTGCGCCGCGACTTCATGCGCGCGCGCATGGAGAGCGGGCTCGCCGACGTGGTACCGCTCCCTTCCCTGAACCAGTTGGCCGGACTGATCACCGAGCACGGCCACCCGCTGCCGCAACGCCTCGGCCTCGAGCTGGACGTCCTGCCGGTCAACCTCTACCATAGGTACTTCTCCCTCTTTCCCAACACCCAGGCGCTGGACGCCTCGCCCGCCATCAGGCGGGTGCGCATGACCAAAAGCCACTACGAGATCCACATCCTCCAGGATGCCGGCACCCAGGCCGACAAGATGTACCGGCGCGCCGTCGAGGTGGTACGTGAGGGGATGAGCGAAGTCGAGCTCGCTTCCGAACTGGAACGCGTTGGGCGCCAGGAGGGGCACCAGGGGTACGTCCGGATGCGCGCCTTCAACGGCGAGCTCTCCGGTGTCCAGGTCCTCTCCGGTGCCGACGGTGCCGCTCCCGCCTGCACCAACACGGCCCTGGGCGGCATGGGGCTCACCCCCGCCTTCGGGCACGGTGCCAGCTACAACAGGATCCGGCGCGACGAACCGATCATCGTCGACTTTGCCAGCTGCTATGACGGCTACCTGGCGGACCAGACCCGGGTCTTCGCCATCGGCTCGGTGTCCGAGCGCATGCGGCGCGGCTATGACGACATGCTGCGCATCGAGGACCTGATGATGGAGCGTGCCGTCGAGGGGGCGAGCTGGGGGGGGATCTATGACGCCTGTCTGGACCTGGCGCGGCGCATGGGCTACGCGGAGCACTTCATGGGGACTCCGGGCAGCCAGATCTCTTTCATAGGCCATGGTCTGGGCATTGAAATAGACGAATATCCTTTCATAGCGAAAGGGTTCTCCGATGAGACCCTGCAGGTCGGTATGGCCTTTGCCTTCGAGCCGAAACTCGTGTTTCCCGGTGAAGGCGCCGTCGGCATCGAAAATTCATTTTATCTCTCGGAACAAGGACTTAAGCGGCTCACCTTCTCAAGCCAGGAACTGGTACTGCTATAACGTGAATTAAAATGTATGCAAAATACTAGAACACAATTTTTTTGTGTTGAAATTGGATCTGTGCAATGGTATACATTTGAAAAATCTTTGTATACAGTATACCTACCTCACGCAACCGGCCGAGTGCTATCGGCGACCGGCGCGGTGTCAGCGGAAGATTCGATTGTTTAATTCGACGTATGTACCTCAACCCCAACAGAAAAGGAGATCTGGCACATGACGCAATTGAAAGAGAAGTTGTTTGAGAAGATCCAGGCCCACCGTCCCCGCATCACCAGACTGACCAAGGAGTTCGGCTCCGTGATCATCGACAAGGTGGACATCGGTCAGTGCATCGGCGGCGCCCGCGACATCAGGTCGCTCGTCACCGACATCTCCTATCTTGATCCGCAGGAAGGTATCCGCTTCCGTGGCAAGACCATCCCGGAGACCTTCGAGGCCCTGCCGAAAGCAGCCGGCTCCGAGTATCCGACCGTCGAGTCCTTCTGGTACTTCCTGCTGACCGGTGAGGTTCCGTCCCTCGAGCAGGTTGCTGCCGTCGAGGCAGAGTTCAAGACCCGTCAGGTCGTGCCCGAGTACGTGTACACCGCCGTGCGCGCTCTCCCGAAAGAGAGCCACCCGATGGTCATGCTTTCCGTCGGCATCATGGCTATGCAGAAAGACTCCAAGTTCGCTGCTTTCTACAGCGGCGGCAAGTTCAACAAGATGGACGCCTGGGAGTACGTGTACGAGGATGCCAGCGACATCGTCGCCCGTATCCCGGTTCTCGCCGCATTCATCTACAACCTGAAGTATCGCGGTGACAAGCAGATCGCCATCGATCCGAAACTCGACATGGGCGCGAACTTCGCCCACATGATCGGGCAGAGCGAGCAGTACAAGGACGTGGCCAGGATGTACTTCATCCTCCACTCCGACCACGAGTCCGGCAACGTTTCGGCCCACACCACCCACCTGGTGCACTCGGCCCTCTCCGACCCGTACTACGCGTACTCCGCAGGCCTCAACGGACTGGCAGGCCCGCTGCACGGCCTGGCTAACCAGGAAGTTCTCGGCTGGATCATGGAGTTCCAGAAGAAGCTCAACGGCGCCGAGCCGACCAAAGAGAACGTCACCAAGGCTCTCTGGGATACCCTCAACGCAGGCCAGGTTGTTCCGGGCTACGGCCACGCCGTTCTCAGGAAGACCGACCCGCGCTACACCGCACAGCGCGAGTTCTGCCTCAAGACCCCGGGCCTCAAGGACGATCCGCTGTTCAAGCTGGTCGCCATGATCTTCGAGACCGCCCCGGGCGTCCTCACCGAGCACGGCAAGACCAAGAACCCCTGGCCGAACGTCGACGCACAGTCCGGCGTCATCCAGTGGTACTACGGCCTCAAGGAGTGGGACTTCTACACCGTTCTCTTCGGTGTGGGCCGCGCTCTGGGCTGCATGGCTAACATCACTTGGGACCGCGGCCTTGGCTACGCCATCGAGCGTCCGAAGTCCGTCACCACCGACATGCTCGAGAAGTGGGCTGCCGAGGGCGGCAGGAAGATGTAATTCGGCTTTTGCCGGCCAACTGTAATATGAGAAGAGGGGACACCCAGGTGTCCCCTCTTTTTTTTGATTGATTCGGGATTTGAACAGCCCGCCTGTCGCTGCAAAGAACAGCATACCGATCCACGGAGCGCAGCACGCGCACTAGCGTCCTCCCCTTTGTGAAGGGGAGACAGAGGGAATTTGCTGTTGGGGTAGACCAGCAGTCGAGAGTTGAAGGTGGGTATTCTGGAGATGCTCACGCCAGCAGGTGAATATATAGGGGATGACTTTAGTTCGGGAAGAGATGTTGCTGGTGTGTTGCAAAGCCCCCCTTGTCCCCCCTTCGCAAAAGGGCGGAACTCTGCGCCGCGTGCAAAGCCTATTCGTCAAGACTCGTGACAGCTGAACCTTTAGGGGAGGGAGAGAGAGCACGTGCCGCATGGGGGAGGGGAGGGGTAAAGAAAAGCCGCCCACGGGAATGAGCGGCTGACAGGGGCGGTAGCTTACTACTGCTGTTCGCCGAATACCTCGGCGCTGAAGACATACAGGTCGGCGCCTTCCTTCCAGTCGTCCTTCTTGAGGCCGGCCTTCAGCGCGGTCTGGTTCAGGAAGGTCTCCCGGTCCCAGTGGTGCTCCACGGCGACCTGGGGGAGCAGGACCCCGCGCGAGAAGTTCTTCTCCAGGTACAGGCCGTGCTTGCCCACTTCCACCTCTTCCGGGGAAGAGATCTTGCTCAGGGGGGACAGCACGGATATCTCCAGTTCGAAGTCGGCCAGGTCGGCCTCTTTCATCGGGTAGAAACGCGGGTCCCTGGTCGCGGCGGAGGCGGCCATCTCCTGCACCAGCTGGTAGAGCGGCTTGTCCGAGTTGAAGTTGCCGATGCACCCCCGGAGCGCCCCCTGCTTCTTGATGGTGACAAAGCACCCGTGTGGCAAGGAGAGCTTGTCGTCGGTCACTTGCTGCATCTTCAGTTTGCCGGTCTGGACCGTGGCAGTGATCGCCTCCCGGGCCAGGTCCAGAAGAAGTTTTTTGTCTGCGGAATTGAGCGTATCGTTCACGGCGTCCCCCTGGGTGGCGTTGCTCCGTGCTCGCCATGGATTAATTGGGCCAAAATAATATATTTGCGAGCCGTTTACAAGAAAGAACCGTGCTGTGGCCCCAGGTTCGCTCCCGTTTTTTTACCTCTTACGGGTAAGGGGCGGTGTGCTGGCCATGCTCTGCCGAGTGAATGAGGTGGGCATCGCGTCGGGTCGGTAGTGCAGGAAGCCGCGTCGGGCAGGTTTTTTGACGCTAAAACGGCAGGTTGTGCCGCTGGCCGGGTTTTGGGGGCGCCTTTCCCGTGCCCGTCCAACAACGGAATTTGGTTTCCTGCATGTTTGGCGGGGCCATCCAAATGTTCCGGATAATCTTTTAATAATTTTTTGCGATTTCCAGCTTTAAAAACTGTTGACTTTTCCAGGAATGCTAGTATATTCGCCCTTTGTTGTCGCACGAAAAAAACCATGCGCTTTGCGCAGTAATGGTAAATCTAAAAAGAAAAGAGGTGATATCGTCAATGAAAAAACTGATCTCCTTGGCACTTTGCCTGGCTCTGGCCCTGTCCTTTGCTGCTGGCTGCAAGAAGAAAGAAGAGGCTCCGGCTGCTCCGGCTGCTGAGCAGGCTGCTCCGGCCGCTCCGGCTCAGGCTCCGATGTCCTCCGCTAAAGCTCCGGAAGCTGCTCCGGCTGCTCCGGCTGCACCGGCCGCTCCGGCTGAGAAGAAGTAAGCTGAAGCAGGGTCTCCCTGTTTCACGAAGCCCACAGATCCATCTGTGGGCTTTTTTTTGTCTCTCTATCCGGCCATTTGCCTTGACAACGGGCGGACTGGAATGCTAATTAGAAGGGTCGTCAACTACAATGAGTTCGGAGGAAACAATGGAAAGAACATTTGCCATCATAAAGCCTGATGCAGTTGAGAGGAACGTCACCGGCAAGGTGCTTGCCATGATCGAGGCCGGCGGCTTCAAGATCGTCGGCATGAAGAAGATCCTTCTCTCCAGGGCACAGGCAGAGGGCTTCTACTACGTGCACAAAGAGCGTCCGTTCTTCGGCGACCTCTGCACCTTCATGTCCCGCGGCCCGGTCATCGCGCTGGTGCTGGAGAAGGAAAACGCCATCGCCGACTGGCGCGGCCTGATGGGCGCCACCAACCCGGCTAACGCCGAGGCAGGCACCATCCGCAAGGAACTGGGCGTGAGCATCGAGGAGAACACCGTACACGGTTCCGACTCCCCGGAGTCCGCTTCCTACGAGATCCCCTACTTCTTCAATCAGCTGGAACTGGTTTAATTCGAAGCAGGTTCAGGCAGATCAAGAGCCCTTCGCGAGAAGGGCTTTTTTAGTATCCGGAAAGCATGGAAAAGACCGATATAAAGAATTTGACCCTCTCCGGGCTCGAGGCCTACATTTCCGGCCTGGGCAAGGAGCGTTTCCGCGCCAAGCAGATCTTCAAGTGGCTCTACCAGATGGACGCCATGGACTTCGACGAGATGACCAACGTCTCCAAGGATTTCCGGGCGGTACTGAAGGAGCGGGCCGAGATCAGCAACCTGGTCCCCGAGGCTGTCGAGGCGTCGGAGGACGGCACCAGGAAATACCTGTTCCGGTTGCAGGACGGCGCCAGCGTCGAGAGCGTTCTCATCCCCGACGAGGGGAGGAACACGCTCTGCATCTCCAGCCAGGTTGGCTGTGCCATGAAGTGCGCCTTCTGCCTGACCGGAACCTTTGGCCTGGCCCGCAACCTGACCACGGCAGAGATAGTGAACCAGGTCTGCGCGGTGAAGCGCGAGCATCCGGTGAACAACATCGTCTTCATGGGCATGGGGGAGCCTCTGGCCAACCTGGGTGCTGTCATCCCGGCGGTGAACATCCTGACCGACCCTGACGGCTTCCAGTTCTCCACCCGTAAGGTCACCGTCTCTACGTCGGGGCTGGTCCCCGAGATGGCGGAACTGGGGCGCGGCTGCACCGTGAACCTCGCGGTGTCACTGAATGCCACCACGGACGAGGTCAGGGACCAGATCATGCCGGTGAACCGCGCCTACCCCCTGAAGGAGCTTTTGGCCGCCTGCAAGGCGTTCCCGCTTCCTTCGCGGCGCTGGATTACCATCGAGTACGTCATGATCCG
Protein-coding sequences here:
- the rlmN gene encoding 23S rRNA (adenine(2503)-C(2))-methyltransferase RlmN encodes the protein MEKTDIKNLTLSGLEAYISGLGKERFRAKQIFKWLYQMDAMDFDEMTNVSKDFRAVLKERAEISNLVPEAVEASEDGTRKYLFRLQDGASVESVLIPDEGRNTLCISSQVGCAMKCAFCLTGTFGLARNLTTAEIVNQVCAVKREHPVNNIVFMGMGEPLANLGAVIPAVNILTDPDGFQFSTRKVTVSTSGLVPEMAELGRGCTVNLAVSLNATTDEVRDQIMPVNRAYPLKELLAACKAFPLPSRRWITIEYVMIRDLNDTLDDAKRLVRLISNIPSKVNLIPFNEHDGCAFKSPTQETIDRFHKYLLDKHVTVITRSSRGGDISAACGQLKGKLDQMQQQD
- a CDS encoding M24 family metallopeptidase; protein product: MRLTPKNELEYRYRKLQVEMVAASMDAVLMVQNADLFYFTGTVQTGVLYVPASGRPLYLVRRDFMRARMESGLADVVPLPSLNQLAGLITEHGHPLPQRLGLELDVLPVNLYHRYFSLFPNTQALDASPAIRRVRMTKSHYEIHILQDAGTQADKMYRRAVEVVREGMSEVELASELERVGRQEGHQGYVRMRAFNGELSGVQVLSGADGAAPACTNTALGGMGLTPAFGHGASYNRIRRDEPIIVDFASCYDGYLADQTRVFAIGSVSERMRRGYDDMLRIEDLMMERAVEGASWGGIYDACLDLARRMGYAEHFMGTPGSQISFIGHGLGIEIDEYPFIAKGFSDETLQVGMAFAFEPKLVFPGEGAVGIENSFYLSEQGLKRLTFSSQELVLL
- a CDS encoding citrate (Si)-synthase translates to MTQLKEKLFEKIQAHRPRITRLTKEFGSVIIDKVDIGQCIGGARDIRSLVTDISYLDPQEGIRFRGKTIPETFEALPKAAGSEYPTVESFWYFLLTGEVPSLEQVAAVEAEFKTRQVVPEYVYTAVRALPKESHPMVMLSVGIMAMQKDSKFAAFYSGGKFNKMDAWEYVYEDASDIVARIPVLAAFIYNLKYRGDKQIAIDPKLDMGANFAHMIGQSEQYKDVARMYFILHSDHESGNVSAHTTHLVHSALSDPYYAYSAGLNGLAGPLHGLANQEVLGWIMEFQKKLNGAEPTKENVTKALWDTLNAGQVVPGYGHAVLRKTDPRYTAQREFCLKTPGLKDDPLFKLVAMIFETAPGVLTEHGKTKNPWPNVDAQSGVIQWYYGLKEWDFYTVLFGVGRALGCMANITWDRGLGYAIERPKSVTTDMLEKWAAEGGRKM
- the ndk gene encoding nucleoside-diphosphate kinase, whose translation is MERTFAIIKPDAVERNVTGKVLAMIEAGGFKIVGMKKILLSRAQAEGFYYVHKERPFFGDLCTFMSRGPVIALVLEKENAIADWRGLMGATNPANAEAGTIRKELGVSIEENTVHGSDSPESASYEIPYFFNQLELV
- the amrA gene encoding AmmeMemoRadiSam system protein A, with amino-acid sequence MNDTLNSADKKLLLDLAREAITATVQTGKLKMQQVTDDKLSLPHGCFVTIKKQGALRGCIGNFNSDKPLYQLVQEMAASAATRDPRFYPMKEADLADFELEISVLSPLSKISSPEEVEVGKHGLYLEKNFSRGVLLPQVAVEHHWDRETFLNQTALKAGLKKDDWKEGADLYVFSAEVFGEQQ